The Theobroma cacao cultivar B97-61/B2 chromosome 1, Criollo_cocoa_genome_V2, whole genome shotgun sequence genome contains the following window.
TacctaaaaaaaaagtcatttCCTTGTACTATTTTCGTTTTACTGAAAGAATAGCAAAAGAATGTTGATTTGATTGGAGATGGGTGAAAATTTAGTTGATTTGATTGGTTCAAATGATTCGGatcgaaaattttgaaaattaaattaattaaatttttataaaaagtaatttaaattgataATACTCGAAATTAACACAATACGGTCCATTATaactattttcaacatttttctcAACAACTTTAGATAACgttattgaagaaaaagataagtaGAACTATTCATGTCcgtattttaatcaaaataaatttaacctaCAGAGAgttttaacatgtaaataggAAAAAAGTATATCCCACCAACTGACATGGAGTACCgaataatgaaataaacacAACATAAcatttcaacacaatatataataCAAGCCagctaaataaaaataagctAGCTTAAAGGAAAGAACATAAAGTCTTTCATAAAACTTCTCATAGGAATTGCATTTCAACAACATTCTTCAAAGATGGACCTTCCATAGCTTTACACACATTCCcttgacatgttaaaaaagaaaaattctaattagtataaattttagattaaaacaaattaaatattttctaaatgCATATATTCATACTATCTAAAATTACCTCAAATAGTCAAATACACCTCttcattaatcaattataagGTCCAATGCAACTTCTAACAAATcgaaaaatatataaacaaagatAACAAAAAGTAAGCTTTAaacaaataactaaaaaaaagtgcaagaattgaaaaaaaattgaaatgatagtacaaataaaataatatctcAAATACTAAAAAAACCTATGTACTCGTCTTTTATTACATCAAAAAGAGCTCTTAAACTTTAATTTGTACTCAAATAATTTCTTAACTCTAATATAAATTTAACCGTGTTAAATTCATTGTTAGCGAACATTTTATGCTCACATGACATATAACTTACCTAATTAATAAGAAATTTGGTTAATgaatttgataatttaagtcaaattaagtctaaaagtaaatattattttgttatattattttttaactaatACCTGGATCCACCGGTAAGCCCAAACAAAACCCAAAGTCTATCCAAACAACGGCCCAACTACTGGACCTTGGCccttttaatttgatgatCTGTTTGTTTGGGTGCCGTCCAGTAACCAGTTGGCCCAGGTGTACGGAACGAGGAAAGTAGCGTCCATTTGTCCCAGCAAACTGATTCTGGAGAGGGATCTGTAATTCAATTCAAAGCTTTTACCATCTTCAACCGTTCCCTCTCTCACTTTCTCATCCCTTAAAAGAATTCCCAATTTCCTTCTAAATCGTCCTCTTTCACGTTCATTTCTTTTCCGATTTCCCAACAAAAACCGTTagcattctttttttttccccaatGGCAACTAGAAACCGGACCGTCCAGTACAAAAAGCACAGAGACGCATTAAAGAGCGTTCGAGCTCCTCTCTCTTCCTCAGCGTCCGGTTCCGGTGGTCCGGTTATTGAAATGGTTAACGCTTCTTTCCTTCGCTCCAATCGTCCCTCTTACACTCCTCTCAGCACCGAAGAAGACCCTGGTCCTTCAAGGTAACTacctctccttttcttttcttttctcttttttttcctgttgaatttatttctatgtttcctcaataattataaattttcttttgtttttttatttgttgcaGTAGTGGTGCCTTTACGATAGGTTTGCCGCCGGTTTGGATTGACGATTCGGAAGAAATAGCGGCAAATATTCAACGAGCTAAGGTCAAGATGGCGGAGTTAGTCAAAGCTCATTCCAAGGCTTTAATGCCTTCATTTGGAGACGGCAAAGAAGATCAACGCGCGATTGAGGGTTTAACCAAAGAAATTACAGATCTATTAAGGAAATCAGAAAAGAGATTGCAAAAGCTGTCGAGCAACGGATCGTCCGAGGATTCCAATCTCAGAAAAAATGTGCAGGTAATTAACGATAATTCTATTGTTCTCGAACAATGTTGATTATTTATAGCTTCAAATTTAGATAATGTGAATTTggtttaattaaatttctgGTTATTTATTAATTGAGTTCCTTCTCTATATCTAATCCGTATTATTCTAAAATTCCTCTTGTGAGCAGCGTTCACTTGCGACTGACCTTCAGAGCCTGTCCATGGACTTGCGGCGAAAACAGTCAACTTATTTGAGACGGCTGCAGCAGCAAAAAGAGGTTTGTTTTGATTGATATTTGGTTAGTTTGTTAATCTCTATGAAGCTTTCTGTTACTCTGTTTTTTTATGCACTACTTAACTTTGTAtgtatatttgttttgttgtgtAGGGACAGGATGGTGTTGACTTGGAGTTGAACTTGAATGAGAACAGAAATAGATTAGAAGATAGTGAATTCAGTGACGTGGTaatgtcattttcttatttgtACTTTCGATTGGAACTATTTCTTTAGGTGAATTGATTTCTATAATTAGGATTTAGGTGTTAAGGGATTTCAATTTATGCTGCAAAGTGGGTGATGTGGTGTAGAAATGTAGATTGGAAGGATGCCAAACTCAACTGAAGCATAATTTATGGTGGATACTTTTGGAATTGGAGTATGCTTGAACAAAGTTCACCTGTTTTGTAAATGTTATGGCATATAATAGATTGCAAGGCCTGAATCATTTATGATTCAATGCAACCAGTTCTATGGTctagtatatataatatgatgGTTGACTAATGCAGGGTTTTAATGAGCACCAAATGAGCAAGCTGAAGCAGAGTGAGTTTTCAACCCTAGAAAGGGAGAGAGAAATCACTCAGGTATCTAGATGCATGTTGTTTATTGTTTCAATGGTAGTTCTCTTCTGATGAATATGGTCATTTTGTAGGTTGTCAAGTCAGTAAATGAGCTTGCTCAAATTATGAAAGATCTCTCAGTCCTTGTGATAGACCAGGTTTGAGACGCATCCTAGTATTATGCTATTAATTGTGGTTGATTGATACTGGCTGATTGGTATCTAATATCTTCTATCAGGGCACGATTGTCGATCGGATAGACTACAATATCCAAAACGTAGCTACATCTGTCGAGGAGGGCTTCAAACAGCTCCAGAAGGTTCTCTATTTCTTCGTCTCATTCACTCACCCATTcattacacacacacacagacaAACTCATCACTTATATTTCAGGAGATATTTTATGAACCATTTCCCCTTCCAAAACCCCTGGATATCACAGACCACCTGTCCTCATTTGGTATAAGATTTCTTTTGAACTTAATGTATGTGGCGTGTGCATTAGTTGCTGTGGCAGTCCTTAGGTTATTGTGATTTTGGCTTCGGAATTAGGTTTAAGACAATCATGTTGAGTATTTGAAATTGCAGGCTGAGCGAACACAGAAGAAGGGAGGAATGGTGATGTGTGCAACAGTGcttgtaattttatgcttCATCATGATAGTCCTTTTGGTCCTCAAAGAGTTATTCTTGTGATCATATTATCATACAGTACTGACAGCAGCTTAGCATCCTAGTTTGACATGATTCATCAGGTATATATTCAGATCGGGGAACCACCAATGATTTTCTTGAGAATGATCCTGATAGGACTCATAAACTAACATTGGTTGTGGGGAATTTGTACATAGTTTTGTATCACACTTTTTTCTCAGAAGTTTGTGTAGAGGTCATTCTAGAGAACTTTTTCAAATAGGTGCCTGGGAATTAGATTGTCAAAAGTTCCTTTCACATTGTAATGAGGTGATTTTTACGTGTAACAAGACAAATTTGTGCGGATATCTCAAAGTAATGAAAAGCAGAAGGCATACAGGGGTTGTTATGAACTCTTGATATTCTAGTGGCACGATTCTGCTCTCCCTCCCATATTTGAGGCAGAACTACATGTTTCTAGAATAGGATTAATATTTACCTATGGGTAGCATAAACATGGAAAAAGTTTTTGTATTATATTTTTGGACTGAAGCCTGTTAACAGACCAAATTGCTCCTGAGCCAGGCCCTCTTAGGCGTCCACCTCTATCCGTGCGTATTCTAGTATGGAAGCATGATTCTACGATATGGTAGATGTACTGGTATGTGGGACTTGGTCAGGAAATTTTCTGTTTTAGCTTGAGCAGAGGTCTATATTGGGGTCTTTTCAAGTTTTAGTTGAAAAGCTTAagcttatatatatgtaagaCAACTAAGTGAACATTGCACT
Protein-coding sequences here:
- the LOC18613634 gene encoding syntaxin-42 isoform X1; translated protein: MATRNRTVQYKKHRDALKSVRAPLSSSASGSGGPVIEMVNASFLRSNRPSYTPLSTEEDPGPSSSGAFTIGLPPVWIDDSEEIAANIQRAKVKMAELVKAHSKALMPSFGDGKEDQRAIEGLTKEITDLLRKSEKRLQKLSSNGSSEDSNLRKNVQRSLATDLQSLSMDLRRKQSTYLRRLQQQKEGQDGVDLELNLNENRNRLEDSEFSDVGFNEHQMSKLKQSEFSTLEREREITQVVKSVNELAQIMKDLSVLVIDQGTIVDRIDYNIQNVATSVEEGFKQLQKAERTQKKGGMVMCATVLVILCFIMIVLLVLKELFL
- the LOC18613634 gene encoding syntaxin-41 isoform X2; translated protein: MATRNRTVQYKKHRDALKSVRAPLSSSASGSGGPVIEMVNASFLRSNRPSYTPLSTEEDPGPSSGAFTIGLPPVWIDDSEEIAANIQRAKVKMAELVKAHSKALMPSFGDGKEDQRAIEGLTKEITDLLRKSEKRLQKLSSNGSSEDSNLRKNVQRSLATDLQSLSMDLRRKQSTYLRRLQQQKEGQDGVDLELNLNENRNRLEDSEFSDVGFNEHQMSKLKQSEFSTLEREREITQVVKSVNELAQIMKDLSVLVIDQGTIVDRIDYNIQNVATSVEEGFKQLQKAERTQKKGGMVMCATVLVILCFIMIVLLVLKELFL